One region of Podospora bellae-mahoneyi strain CBS 112042 chromosome 1 map unlocalized CBS112042p_1.2, whole genome shotgun sequence genomic DNA includes:
- the FOX2 gene encoding bifunctional hydroxyacyl-CoA dehydrogenase/enoyl-CoA hydratase fox2 (EggNog:ENOG503NV6Q; COG:Q) has product MAEQLRYDGQVVVVTGAGGGLGKAYATFFASRGASVVVNDLGGSFKGEGNDSKAADVVVNEIKAAGGKAVANYNSVEDGDKIIETAIKAFGRIDILINNAGILRDVSFKNMKDVDWDLIMKVHVKGSYKCARAAWPHFRKQKFGRVINTASAAGLFGNFGQANYSAAKLAMVGFTETLAKEGAKYNIISNVIAPIAASRMTETVMPPDVLALMKPEWVVPLVAVLVHKNNTSESGSIFEVGGGHIAKLRWERSSGLLLKCDDTYTPGAILKQWNKVTDFSNPQYPSGPNDFLTLLEESQKLGPNEQGEKIDFTGRVALVTGGGAGIGRAYCLAFARAGASVVVNDLVNPDDVVNEIKAMGGKAVGAKYSAEDGDAVVKVAIDTFGRIDIVINNAGILRDKAFTNMDDNLWDPVMNVHARGTYKVTKAAWPYFLKQKYGRVVNTTSTSGIYGNFGQANYAAAKCAILGFSRALALEGAKYNIFVNTIAPNAGTAMTKTILPEELVQAFKPDYIAPLVLALSSDKVPNPTGGLYEVGSGWVGQTRWQRTAGHGFPVDVPLTPEEVVKNWNDIITFDNRADHPAKTQDSLEKIMANMENKSGSGKSAGGDNKYLQAQQEALKTESKGTEFNYTERDIMLYNLGIGAKRTDLRYVFEGAEDFQAIPTFGVIPPFDTEFPYSFDDLVPNFNPMMLLHGEQYLEVKKYPVPTAGKLISKGKLIEVVDKGNAAIVRQGITTTNAETGEEVFYNEMTVFLRGCGGFGGQKKPADRGAATAANKPPARAPDVVVEEKTTEEQAAIYRLSGDYNPLHIDPGFAKMGGFKVPILHGLCFFGIAGKAVYEKFGKFKNVKVRFAGTVNPGQTLVTEMWKEENKVIFQTKVKETGKLAIGGAAAELL; this is encoded by the exons ATGGCGGAACAATTGAGATACGACGGCCAAGTCGTTGTCGTCACcggcgctggcggcggtCTCGGCAAGGCTTATGCCACTTTCTTTGCGTCTCGCGGCGCCAGTGTCGTTGTCAACGACCTCGGCGGCTCTTTCAAGGGCGAGGGTAACGACTCCAAG GCTGCCGATGTTGTCGTCAACGAGATCAAGGCCGCCGGTGGCAAGGCCGTTGCCAATTACAACAgcgtcgaggatggtgacAAGATCATCGAGACTGCTATCAAGGCTTTCGGCCGTATCGATattctcatcaacaacgccggtATCCTCCGCGATGTCAGCTTCAAGAACATGAAGGATGTGGACTGGGACCTCATCATGAAGGTCCACGTCAAGGGCAGCTACAAGTGCGCTCGTGCCGCCTGGCCTCACTTCCGCAAGCAAAAGTTCGGTCGCGTCATCAACACCgcttctgctgctggtcTGTTCGGCAACTTCGGCCAGGCCAACTACTCCGCCGCCAAGCTCGCCATGGTTGGCTTCACGGAGACTCTCGCCAAGGAGGGTGCCAAGTACAACATTATCTCCAACGTCATTGCTCCCATTGCTGCCAGCCGCATGACCGAGACCGTCATGCCCCCAGATGTTCTCGCGCTCATGAAGCCTGAGTGGGTTGTGCCCCTCGTTGCCGTTTTGGTTCACAAGAACAACACTAGCGAGAGCGGTTCCATCTTCGAGGTCGGTGGTGGTCACATCGCCAAGCTCAGATGGGAGAGGTCCAGCGGCCTGCTCCTCAAGTGCGACGACACCTACACCCCTGGTGCCATTCTCAAGCAGTGGAACAAGGTCACCGACTTCTCCAACCCACAATATCCCAGCGGACCCAACGACTTCCTCACCCTTTTGGAGGAGTCTCAGAAGCTCGGCCCCAACGAGCAAGGTGAGAAGATCGACTTCACTGGCCGTGTTGCTCTCGTCACGGGTGGCGGTGCTGGTATCGGCCGTGCTTACTGCTTGGCCTTTGCCCGTGCTGGCGCTTCCGTTGTTGTTAACGATCTCGTTAACCCCGACGATGTTGTCAATGAGATCAAGGCCATGGGTGGAAAGGCTGTCGGTGCCAAGTACTCCGCCGAGGAcggtgatgctgttgtcAAGGTTGCCATTGACACTTTTGGCCGTATCGATATTGTAATCAACAACGCCGGTATCCTTCGCGACAAGGCTTTCACCAACATGGACGACAACCTCTGGGACCCAGTCATGAACGTCCATGCCCGCGGTACCTACAAGGTCACCAAGGCTGCCTGGCCCTACTTCCTCAAGCAGAAGTACGGCCGTGTTGTCAATACCACCTCCACCAGTGGTATCTATGGCAACTTTGGCCAGGCCAACTATGCTGCTGCC AAATGCGCCATTCTCGGCTTCTCTCGCGCTCTTGCGCTCGAGGGTGCGAAGTACAACATCTTCGTCAATACTATCGCCCCCAACGCCGGTACTGCCATGACCAAGACCATCCTTCCCGAGGAGCTTGTCCAGGCCTTCAAGCCCGACTACATTGCTCCTCTCGTCCTCGCTCTCTCCAGTGACAAGGTTCCCAACCCCACCGGTGGCCTCTACGAGGTTGGCAGCGGTTGGGTCGGCCAGACCAGGTGGCAGCGCACTGCTGGTCACGGCTTCCCCGTCGACGTTCCCCTGACTcctgaggaggttgtcaagaactggaacgacatcatcacctttgACAACCGCGCCGATCATCCCGCGAAGACCCAGGACAGTCTCGAGAAGATCATGGCGAATATGGAGAACAAGTCCGGCTCGGGAAAG AGCGCCGGCGGCGATAACAAGTACCTCCAAGCCCAGCAAGAAGCCCTCAAGACTGAGAGCAAGGGAACTGAGTTCAATTACACCGAGCGCGACATTATGCTTTACAACCTTGGTATTGGTGCCAAGCGCACCGATCTCCGCTACGTATTTGAGGGTGCTGAGGACTTCCAGGCCATCCCCACCTTCGGCGTCATTCCCCCATTCGATACCGAGTTCCCCTACTCGTTTGACGACCTCGTTcccaacttcaaccccatGATGCTCCTCCACGGCGAGCAGTACctcgaggtcaagaagtACCCAGTCCCCACCGCCGGCAAGCTCATCTCCAAGGGTAAGCTCATCGAGGTTGTTGACAAGGGCAACGCCGCTATTGTCAGGCAAggaatcaccaccaccaacgctGAGACTGGCGAGGAGGTCTTTTACAACGAGATGACCGTCTTCCTCAGAGGGTGCGGTGGTTTCGGTGGGCAGAAGAAGCCTGCTGACCGTGGCGCCGCTACTGCTGCCAACAAGCCCCCCGCTCGCGCCCCGGATGTCGTTGTCGAGGAGAAGACCACTGAGGAGCAAGCCGCCATCTACCGGTTGTCCGGTGACTACAACCCCCTTCACATCGACCCCGGTTTCGCCAAGATGGGTGGCTTCAAGGTGCCCATCCTCCACGGCCTGTGCTTCTTTGGTATTGCTGGCAAGGCTGTCTACGAGAAGTTTGGCAAGTTCAAGAACGTCAAGGTCAGATTTGCGGGCACAGTAAACCCCGGTCAGACCCTCGTCACCGAGATGTGGAAGGAAGAAAACAAGGTCATCTTCCAgaccaaggtcaaggagactGGCAAGCTGGCTATTGGCGGTGCCGCGGCGGAGTTGCTTTAA